A region of the Myxococcus stipitatus DSM 14675 genome:
AGGACACCTGCGCCTCCAACAACGGCGTCAGCTCCGCGCGCCGCTCCAGGGCCGCGCGCTGCACCGCCTTCAGCCGCTCACGGCACGTCGCATCCCCCACGTGCGCCAGGAAGTGCGCGGCACGCCCATCCCGCAACCCCAGGCTGTGGCGCTCCGCATACGCCAGCGTGCCCTGCACGTCGTTCGGGAAGAAGTAGCGATGCAGGATGGCCGCCGTGCCGCCACGGAACACGCCCGTCGACAGCCAGCGCGCGCCGTAGATCGTCTTGAAGACCTCCACCACGCGGTGCGCATCCGCCGCGGACTGCCAGACATCCAACAACCTCCAGTCCCGCGAGGCCGGCACCGACGTCCCGTAGAAGCGGTGCTCCACCGTCACCTGGTTGCCCTTCAACAGGTCCACCGGCTCGGCGGCGATGGGCTCCGCGAAGATCTCCGCGCCCTCCGTGTCGATGACCATCGGCGCCGTCACCGAGCGGTGGAACAACGTCATCCGCTGGAGGAACTTCTCCCCCTGGGGATTGCGATGGTCCGCGGGCTGCTCGAAGTCGAGCGTGAAGAAGCGGAAGTCGGCGATGTGCTCATCCCCCAGAATCGTGACCCCCGGGAGTGCCTCCAAGCGCGTGCGGATGTCGTCGACGACGGCCCGCGTCTGGGATTGAGTCTCCCCCGAGGGCGCCTGCTCCCGCCCTCCCACCGTCGAGTCACCACACGCCGCCAGCATCACCACCGCCAGCATCCCCGCCACCCCGCGCAGCTGTCCGTGTCCTGCCAACATGTCTGACTCCTCCCTCGTGAACATCGCCCTCGGGGCCCGCGGCACGCACGGCGCCACCCCCCATGCGACGTTTCGGAGACACGGTGAGCAGACCCCTGGCGCACACGCGCGGGGAGCTCACCCGGTTCTCGAGAGAGACTGGCACGGAGAGGCCGAAGCGGAAGGCCCTCCGAGGTCACGGCGTGGACGCGGGTCACCCCACCCACGCCGTGCGGTGCGGCACGTCAGTCGCGCCTGCTGCCATCGGGGCGGAGGCCCCACTGGTCGTCTTGCGTCTCCGGCTTCCCCTTCGGCTTCAGGTGCGCGAAGGACAGCGTGAGCTCCACGGCGAACTCACGCTTCTCCGGAGGCTGGCCCAAGTAGATGTACTTGGTCGCGTTCTCCATGCAGGGGTTCAACATCGCCACCGACGCGGGCGTCACCTTCGCCTTCACGCCCTGGCCACTCGCATCGAATCGCGCGCGAAGCTGGTACCTGCGCGGAATGCCTCCGTCGCGGAGGATGGCCTCGTTGCCACAGTAGTCGTATTTCTTCAGGTGCTTCGCGAGCATGACCGCCCCCCAGTCCTCGTTGTTCCTGGGCAG
Encoded here:
- a CDS encoding S28 family serine protease codes for the protein MLAGHGQLRGVAGMLAVVMLAACGDSTVGGREQAPSGETQSQTRAVVDDIRTRLEALPGVTILGDEHIADFRFFTLDFEQPADHRNPQGEKFLQRMTLFHRSVTAPMVIDTEGAEIFAEPIAAEPVDLLKGNQVTVEHRFYGTSVPASRDWRLLDVWQSAADAHRVVEVFKTIYGARWLSTGVFRGGTAAILHRYFFPNDVQGTLAYAERHSLGLRDGRAAHFLAHVGDATCRERLKAVQRAALERRAELTPLLEAQVSWGFTFETVPADKALEFGVVRLPFNFWQYMGLAPYSCASIPEPTAPAQTLFDFVDMVAGPAYLFSDQALLTSGEPESYQTATELGAPLYPELELLPLLRYPGQQVPTLLPPVGVTKVYNPLPMLKVELWTRLHAKQVLILDGALSPWSASAFGVDARNDSYRLVDPEGIGFYGALTALEEPRRTFFFNRLAEWAGAPVHIPSP